In Magnetospirillum sp. XM-1, a single window of DNA contains:
- a CDS encoding DMT family transporter, translating to MREHAWTKAMPGVFVLLWSTGFIGGKYGLPYAEPFTFLVLRFVIVIALLGAVVAASRAKFPTDPRLWLHLAVSGLLVHAIYLGGVFSAIHHGVPSGMVALVAGLQPLLTAAVVGPLLGETVGPRQWLGLGLGLVGVAMVLSTRLTGVNFDGFGWDGMAFAIAALLAITGGTLYQKRFCTGMDLRTGTLIQYLAALAALAPLAVGFETMVIQWTAHFVLALGWLVLVLSLGAISLLMTLIRLGEAAKVASFFYLVPPVTALLAWLLFDEVLTPLALAGMAATAIGVALVVRK from the coding sequence ATGCGGGAGCACGCCTGGACCAAGGCCATGCCGGGCGTCTTCGTGCTGCTGTGGAGCACGGGCTTCATCGGCGGCAAGTACGGTCTGCCCTATGCCGAGCCCTTCACCTTCCTGGTGCTGCGCTTCGTCATCGTCATCGCACTCCTGGGCGCGGTGGTGGCGGCCAGCCGCGCCAAGTTTCCCACCGATCCCAGGCTGTGGCTGCATCTGGCGGTTTCCGGGCTGCTGGTCCACGCCATCTATCTGGGCGGCGTGTTCAGCGCCATCCATCACGGCGTGCCATCGGGCATGGTCGCCCTGGTGGCCGGGCTGCAGCCGCTGCTGACCGCCGCCGTGGTCGGTCCCTTGCTTGGCGAGACGGTGGGGCCGCGCCAATGGCTGGGCCTTGGCCTCGGTCTGGTGGGCGTCGCCATGGTGCTGTCGACCCGCCTGACGGGGGTGAATTTCGACGGCTTCGGCTGGGACGGCATGGCCTTCGCCATCGCCGCCCTGCTGGCCATCACCGGCGGCACCCTCTACCAGAAGCGCTTTTGCACCGGCATGGACCTGCGGACCGGCACCCTGATCCAGTATCTGGCCGCCCTGGCGGCGCTGGCGCCGCTGGCCGTGGGGTTCGAGACCATGGTCATCCAGTGGACGGCTCACTTCGTCCTGGCGCTGGGCTGGCTGGTGCTGGTGCTGTCGCTGGGCGCCATCAGTCTGCTGATGACCCTGATCCGCCTGGGCGAAGCGGCCAAGGTGGCCAGCTTCTTCTATCTGGTGCCGCCGGTGACCGCCCTGCTGGCCTGGCTGCTGTTCGACGAGGTGCTGACGCCGCTCGCCCTGGCCGGCATGGCCGCCACCGCCATCGGCGTGGCGTTGGTGGTGCGGAAGTAG
- a CDS encoding BON domain-containing protein — protein sequence MRRLALAAIAGLALAAPAQAQLMDVLTAPKTLIDRAIEARSAADIAKDNVIVAKVNGYMGKNATIKASTEIYEQRLLVTGLFDDKATYDQFQKDVRSVEGVKKLYWHVTYLAKDDSRRKSLPSWADTVEMGIKAQGRLIGTKGVADVNFRTTVDSYGNLYVIGRARSQEEANKAVSRLREGEGIKKVVNYIDVRP from the coding sequence ATGCGCCGTCTCGCCCTTGCCGCCATAGCAGGCCTTGCCCTGGCCGCTCCCGCCCAAGCCCAGCTGATGGACGTGCTGACCGCGCCCAAAACCCTGATCGACCGGGCCATCGAGGCGCGTTCGGCCGCCGACATCGCCAAGGACAACGTCATCGTCGCCAAGGTCAACGGCTACATGGGCAAGAACGCCACCATCAAGGCCTCGACCGAAATCTACGAGCAGCGCCTGCTGGTCACCGGCCTGTTCGACGACAAGGCCACCTATGACCAGTTCCAGAAGGACGTGAGGAGCGTCGAGGGCGTGAAAAAGCTCTACTGGCACGTGACCTACCTGGCCAAGGACGATTCCAGGCGCAAGTCGCTGCCCAGCTGGGCCGACACGGTAGAGATGGGTATCAAGGCGCAAGGGCGCCTGATCGGCACCAAGGGGGTGGCCGACGTCAACTTCCGCACCACCGTGGATTCCTACGGTAATCTCTACGTCATCGGCCGCGCCCGCTCCCAGGAGGAGGCCAACAAGGCCGTTTCCCGCCTCCGGGAAGGCGAGGGGATCAAGAAAGTGGTCAACTATATCGATGTCAGGCCCTGA
- a CDS encoding HTH domain-containing protein, with translation MDLFDLMSQGREDKALDRLEGMLTLYESESETEQDEALERARAFCDLEWGSYPAGLEVLAKRCASRKGDGAEAAMQALRLHEEGTRPGSIIRAVRLSRLREMSRIDERAAVIERYGSVEAVLAPTELEAAFMAAASSCENVAEMEAAAAAAQPMPAGIEAARMEALRWETRLRHMELVAEPDSQPPVLPPACAARHRLVEAAWRRDLPVASIADFSARLDYWSGRGGEDGSGYAVLAADFETLAQGLTARGAAPSTKDRARALKEANPEWSLARIGKELGISRQAVHKHLKGGTR, from the coding sequence ATGGATCTTTTCGACTTGATGAGCCAGGGGCGCGAGGACAAGGCCCTCGACCGCCTGGAAGGCATGCTGACGCTTTACGAATCCGAGAGCGAGACCGAGCAGGACGAGGCGCTGGAGCGCGCCCGGGCGTTCTGCGACCTGGAATGGGGCAGCTATCCCGCCGGCCTGGAGGTGTTGGCCAAGCGCTGCGCCAGCCGCAAGGGCGACGGCGCCGAGGCCGCCATGCAGGCGCTTCGTCTGCATGAGGAGGGAACCAGGCCGGGCAGCATCATCCGCGCCGTGCGCCTGTCGCGGCTGCGCGAGATGAGCCGTATCGACGAGCGCGCCGCGGTGATCGAGCGCTATGGCAGCGTCGAGGCGGTCTTGGCTCCGACCGAATTGGAAGCCGCGTTCATGGCGGCCGCCTCTTCTTGCGAAAACGTCGCCGAAATGGAGGCGGCGGCGGCCGCCGCCCAGCCCATGCCGGCCGGGATCGAGGCCGCCCGCATGGAAGCCCTGCGCTGGGAGACGCGGCTTCGCCATATGGAACTGGTGGCGGAGCCCGATTCCCAGCCGCCCGTGCTGCCGCCCGCCTGCGCCGCCCGCCACCGTCTGGTGGAAGCGGCCTGGCGCCGGGACCTGCCGGTGGCCTCCATCGCCGATTTCTCGGCCCGCCTCGACTATTGGAGCGGGCGGGGGGGAGAGGACGGCAGCGGCTATGCCGTGCTCGCCGCCGATTTCGAGACCCTGGCCCAGGGGCTGACCGCCCGAGGGGCGGCGCCGTCCACCAAGGACCGGGCCCGCGCCCTCAAGGAAGCCAATCCCGAATGGTCGCTGGCCCGTATCGGCAAGGAACTGGGCATTTCGCGCCAGGCGGTGCACAAGCATCTCAAGGGGGGCACCCGTTAG
- a CDS encoding peptidylprolyl isomerase, with translation MLKRLFFAVAALILAVAQPALAADPENTLVMELATGKVTIELRPDLAPKHVARIKELVRKGFYDGTVFHRVIPGFMAQGGDPTGTGTGGSGVKLRAEFTGEPFVRGVVGMARSANPDSADSQFFIMFGSSPSLDGRYTAVGRVVEGMESVDRIKAGDPADNGIVSKPDKLVRLQVLADVKK, from the coding sequence ATGCTGAAGCGTCTGTTTTTCGCCGTCGCCGCCTTGATCCTGGCCGTGGCCCAGCCCGCCTTGGCCGCCGACCCCGAGAACACCCTGGTGATGGAGCTGGCCACCGGCAAGGTGACCATCGAGCTGCGCCCCGATCTGGCGCCCAAGCACGTGGCCCGCATCAAGGAACTGGTCCGCAAGGGCTTCTATGACGGCACGGTGTTCCATCGCGTCATCCCCGGCTTCATGGCCCAGGGCGGCGATCCCACCGGCACCGGCACCGGCGGCTCGGGCGTCAAGCTGCGCGCCGAGTTCACCGGCGAGCCCTTCGTGCGCGGCGTGGTGGGCATGGCCCGTTCGGCCAACCCGGACTCGGCCGATTCCCAGTTCTTCATCATGTTCGGCTCGTCTCCCAGCCTGGACGGCCGCTATACCGCCGTCGGCCGGGTGGTCGAGGGCATGGAGAGCGTGGACCGCATCAAGGCCGGCGATCCGGCCGATAACGGCATCGTCTCCAAGCCCGACAAGCTGGTCCGCCTGCAGGTGCTGGCCGACGTCAAGAAGTAG
- a CDS encoding peptidylprolyl isomerase: MDLENTLYLDLKDGRVVIELRPDLAPNHVARIKELARAKFYDGIKFHRVIDGFMAQTGCPLGTGTGGSGTKLKAEFNAGKHVRGTCSMARSQSPDSADSQFFICFDTQSYLDRQYTIWGQVVEGMEFVDNIKKGAPRTGAVTDPDCIVSLRVAADSEG; encoded by the coding sequence GTGGACCTTGAGAACACCCTGTATCTCGACCTGAAGGACGGTCGCGTCGTCATCGAACTGCGCCCCGACCTCGCCCCCAACCATGTGGCCCGCATCAAGGAACTGGCCCGCGCCAAGTTCTATGACGGCATCAAGTTCCACCGGGTGATCGACGGCTTCATGGCCCAGACCGGCTGCCCGCTGGGTACCGGCACCGGCGGTTCCGGCACCAAGCTGAAGGCGGAGTTCAACGCCGGCAAGCACGTGCGCGGCACCTGCTCCATGGCCCGTTCCCAGTCGCCCGACAGCGCTGATTCGCAGTTCTTCATCTGCTTCGACACCCAGTCCTACCTGGATCGCCAGTACACCATCTGGGGCCAGGTGGTCGAGGGCATGGAGTTCGTGGACAACATCAAGAAGGGCGCGCCGCGCACCGGGGCGGTCACCGATCCCGACTGCATCGTGTCCTTGCGCGTCGCCGCCGATTCCGAGGGTTGA
- the coaD gene encoding pantetheine-phosphate adenylyltransferase → MPKRVGLYPGTFDPITNGHMDIVARATRMVDHLIVAVAVNAGKGPLFTLEERVAMAEAEMAELSQSVGVSIEVRPFDTLLVDFTAKCGANLIVRGLRAVSDFEYEFQMAGMNARLTSDIETIFLMASERCQFISSRFVKEIGRLGGDISQFVSPRVKARLDEKFGFSA, encoded by the coding sequence ATGCCTAAGCGCGTCGGTCTCTATCCCGGGACCTTCGACCCGATCACCAACGGGCACATGGACATCGTGGCCCGCGCCACCCGCATGGTCGATCATCTGATCGTCGCCGTGGCGGTCAACGCCGGCAAGGGGCCGCTGTTCACCCTGGAGGAGCGGGTCGCCATGGCCGAGGCCGAAATGGCCGAGCTGTCCCAGTCCGTGGGCGTCAGTATCGAGGTGCGGCCCTTCGACACCCTGCTGGTGGATTTCACCGCCAAGTGCGGCGCCAACCTGATCGTGCGGGGCCTGCGCGCCGTTTCCGACTTCGAGTATGAATTCCAGATGGCCGGCATGAACGCCCGTCTGACGTCCGATATCGAGACCATCTTCCTGATGGCCTCGGAACGCTGCCAGTTCATCTCGTCGCGCTTCGTCAAGGAAATCGGCCGCCTGGGCGGCGACATTTCCCAATTCGTCAGCCCCCGCGTCAAGGCGCGGCTGGACGAAAAATTCGGCTTCTCGGCTTAA
- the gyrA gene encoding DNA gyrase subunit A, with protein sequence MTTPPASPQFDITPVTIEDEMKRSYLDYAMSVIVSRALPDVRDGLKPVHRRILFAMNEAGYHYNKPFRKSARIVGDVMGKYHPHGDSAIYDAMVRMAQNFSMRLPLVDGQGNFGSMDGDPPAAMRYTEARLARSAHSLLEDIDKETVDFQANYDESTHEPTVLPARYPNLLVNGAGGIAVGMATNIPPHNLGEVIDACCAYIDDPEVTVERLMELVPGPDFPTGGTILGRSGIRAAQQTGRGSVVMRGRVHVEEIRKDREAIVVTEIPYQVNKARMLEQIAELVRDKKLEGISDLRDESDRDGVRVVIEIKRDAIAEVVLAQLYRFTPLQTSFGVNSLALNGGRPQMMTLRDIIKAFIAFREEVITRRTIFELGKARDRAHVLAGLAIAVANIDEVIRLIRAAPDPSEAREKLMTRAWPVGDVAPLIELIDEPGRTIEDGCYRLSETQAKAILDLRLHRLTGLERDKIGDELREIGHQIEAYLLILSSRPRLFEVMKGELLEIREQFATPRRTTIEENEFEADIEDLIAREDMVVTVTNTGYIKRVPVSAYRAQKRGGKGRSGMNIKDEDFLSEVFVANTHTPVLFFSSTGIAYKLKVYRLPLGNPQARGKAMVNLLPLDEGETISTVMPLPEDETTWGDLHVMFVTSKGDVRRNPLSDFTEVRANGKIAMKLGEGERLISVQTCSAETDDVLLATHLGKAIRFPVQDVREFKSRDSTGVRGIRLDGEDEVISMSILRHTDYDSETRDAFLKGDLPAEQMEKMAAEQQFVLTVTENGFGKRTSAFEYRITGRGGSGIANLDMTAKTGTVVASFPVNHEDDIMLVSDGGKLIRMPVDDIRIAGRKTQGVTLLRTAENERVVSAARLCDIGGNGEEPDESDEGAGDAAEDMAGGEDA encoded by the coding sequence TTGACCACGCCTCCCGCGTCGCCGCAATTCGATATCACTCCGGTCACCATCGAAGACGAGATGAAGCGCTCTTATCTCGATTACGCCATGAGCGTGATCGTGAGCCGCGCGCTTCCCGACGTCCGCGACGGGCTGAAGCCGGTCCACCGCCGCATCCTGTTCGCCATGAACGAGGCGGGCTACCACTACAACAAGCCCTTCCGCAAATCGGCGCGCATCGTCGGCGACGTCATGGGTAAGTATCACCCCCATGGCGATTCGGCCATTTACGACGCCATGGTGCGCATGGCGCAGAACTTCTCCATGCGCCTGCCGCTGGTGGACGGGCAGGGCAATTTCGGCTCCATGGACGGCGACCCGCCGGCAGCCATGCGCTACACCGAGGCCCGCCTGGCCCGCTCGGCCCATTCCCTGCTTGAGGACATCGACAAGGAAACCGTCGACTTCCAGGCCAATTACGACGAATCCACCCACGAACCCACGGTCCTGCCGGCCCGCTATCCCAATCTGCTGGTCAACGGCGCCGGCGGCATCGCGGTGGGTATGGCCACCAACATTCCGCCCCACAACCTGGGCGAGGTGATCGACGCCTGCTGCGCCTATATCGACGACCCCGAGGTGACGGTCGAGCGGCTGATGGAGCTGGTGCCCGGCCCCGATTTCCCCACGGGCGGCACCATTCTCGGCCGTTCCGGCATCCGCGCCGCCCAGCAGACGGGCAGGGGATCTGTGGTGATGCGCGGCCGCGTCCACGTGGAGGAGATCCGCAAGGACCGCGAGGCCATCGTCGTCACCGAGATTCCCTATCAGGTGAACAAGGCCCGCATGCTCGAGCAGATCGCCGAGCTGGTGCGCGACAAGAAGCTCGAGGGCATCTCGGACCTCAGAGACGAATCCGACCGCGACGGCGTGCGGGTGGTGATCGAGATCAAGCGCGACGCCATCGCCGAGGTGGTGCTGGCCCAGCTCTACCGCTTCACGCCCTTGCAGACCAGCTTCGGCGTCAACTCGCTGGCCTTGAACGGCGGCCGGCCGCAGATGATGACGCTGAGGGACATCATCAAGGCCTTCATCGCCTTCCGCGAGGAGGTGATCACCCGGCGCACCATCTTCGAGCTGGGCAAGGCCCGTGACCGCGCCCACGTCTTGGCCGGCCTGGCCATCGCCGTGGCCAATATCGACGAGGTCATCCGCCTGATCCGCGCCGCCCCCGATCCTTCCGAGGCGCGCGAGAAGCTGATGACCCGGGCCTGGCCGGTGGGCGACGTGGCGCCGCTGATCGAGCTGATCGACGAGCCCGGCCGCACCATCGAGGACGGCTGCTACCGCCTGTCCGAGACCCAGGCCAAGGCCATCCTGGACCTGCGCCTGCACCGCCTGACGGGCCTTGAGCGCGACAAGATCGGCGACGAGCTGCGCGAGATCGGCCACCAGATCGAGGCCTACCTGCTGATCCTGTCGTCCAGGCCCCGCCTGTTCGAGGTGATGAAGGGCGAATTGCTGGAAATCCGCGAGCAGTTCGCCACGCCGCGCCGCACCACCATCGAGGAAAACGAGTTCGAGGCCGATATCGAGGACCTCATCGCCCGCGAGGACATGGTGGTGACGGTGACCAACACCGGCTACATCAAGCGGGTGCCGGTCTCGGCCTATCGCGCCCAGAAGCGCGGCGGCAAGGGCCGTTCGGGCATGAACATCAAGGACGAGGATTTCCTCTCCGAGGTGTTCGTGGCCAACACCCACACCCCGGTGCTGTTCTTCTCGTCCACCGGCATCGCCTACAAGCTGAAGGTCTACCGCCTGCCGCTGGGCAATCCCCAGGCGCGCGGCAAGGCCATGGTCAACCTGCTGCCGCTGGACGAGGGCGAGACCATCTCCACCGTCATGCCGCTGCCCGAGGACGAGACCACCTGGGGCGACCTGCACGTCATGTTCGTCACCTCCAAGGGCGACGTGCGGCGCAATCCGCTGTCCGACTTCACCGAGGTGCGCGCCAACGGCAAGATCGCCATGAAGCTGGGCGAGGGCGAGCGGCTGATCTCGGTGCAGACCTGTTCCGCCGAGACCGACGACGTGCTGCTGGCCACCCATCTGGGCAAGGCCATCCGCTTCCCGGTCCAGGACGTGCGCGAGTTCAAGAGCCGCGATTCGACCGGCGTGCGCGGCATCCGGCTGGACGGAGAGGACGAGGTCATCTCCATGTCCATCCTGCGCCACACCGACTATGATTCCGAGACCCGCGACGCCTTCCTCAAGGGCGACCTGCCGGCCGAGCAGATGGAGAAGATGGCCGCCGAGCAGCAATTCGTGCTCACCGTCACCGAAAACGGCTTCGGCAAGCGCACCTCGGCCTTCGAATACCGCATCACCGGCCGTGGCGGCTCCGGCATCGCCAACCTGGACATGACCGCCAAGACCGGCACCGTGGTGGCGTCGTTCCCCGTCAACCACGAGGATGACATCATGCTGGTGAGCGACGGCGGCAAGCTGATCCGCATGCCGGTGGACGACATCCGCATCGCCGGGCGCAAGACCCAGGGCGTCACCCTGCTACGAACGGCAGAGAACGAACGGGTGGTATCCGCCGCCAGACTGTGCGATATCGGAGGCAATGGCGAGGAGCCGGACGAATCCGACGAGGGAGCCGGGGATGCAGCCGAGGATATGGCGGGAGGCGAGGATGCCTAA
- the ssb gene encoding single-stranded DNA-binding protein, which translates to MAGSVNKVILVGNLGRDPEVRTSQDGSKIVNLNIATSETWKDRGTGERKEKTEWHRVVIFNPNLADIAERYLKKGSSVYVEGALQTRKWTDQSGQEKYSTEVVIGRFKGELTLLGGRDGGGGGGYGGGGGGGYDDGPRQGGGGAGGSRQQGGGQSWEPPADLDDEIPF; encoded by the coding sequence ATGGCTGGCAGCGTCAACAAGGTCATTCTGGTCGGCAATCTGGGCCGCGACCCCGAGGTCCGGACCTCGCAGGACGGCTCGAAGATCGTCAACCTGAACATCGCCACCTCCGAGACCTGGAAGGATCGCGGCACCGGCGAGCGCAAGGAAAAGACCGAGTGGCACCGGGTGGTGATCTTCAATCCCAACCTGGCCGACATCGCCGAGCGCTACCTGAAGAAGGGCTCCAGCGTCTATGTCGAGGGCGCGCTCCAGACCCGCAAGTGGACCGACCAGTCGGGCCAGGAGAAGTACTCCACCGAGGTGGTGATCGGCCGCTTCAAGGGCGAGCTGACCCTGCTGGGCGGCCGTGACGGCGGCGGCGGTGGCGGCTATGGCGGTGGTGGTGGCGGCGGCTACGACGACGGCCCGCGCCAGGGCGGCGGCGGTGCCGGCGGCTCGCGCCAGCAGGGCGGCGGCCAGTCCTGGGAGCCCCCGGCCGACCTGGACGACGAAATCCCCTTCTGA
- a CDS encoding GAF domain-containing protein has product MRYGMALLIRSPGLGWLAALLVAVLCGILAGLLAVSARHDEHLSRLVIDAERRSVEIMSQTLNGNVMGALSLLGAVAQDIKFDARGEVPPNLPRIAGLLEDVGRSHDAQGVFVVGGDGIVHSSWDSSGRPSTGLNVTFRPYYKMAMSGRDNVYAAVSLARGDRALYFTAPVLASVQRSSGPIGAVVARTGLDRVDGLLQNHVGIALLLSPQGVVFASNRPEWVGHLAGQATFERLTAIRALKQFGAMFDKTDPPVLPFSIAPGIVRIGGRSHALAVADVQWNDPYGSWQVVLAEDLTVSKAASDGLWTGGAVAAAMLVIVGLLLKLLRGQHAQVMASRRIEQYAREQSQSAERKNRRAEAAMKLQRARGVSDLARVFLAEAHDILGALQGAVYVYERDGAPSMTLAASYAAPAGLPGEMAAGAGLLGQCVVDRSGRVLAGDEMEAWSIRSGLGNARPAGILMEPLMLDDTPLGAVEIAILHRPNTADIQQFRELADLLALNLEIQRRQASAAPVLTEASP; this is encoded by the coding sequence ATGCGGTACGGGATGGCGCTGCTGATCAGGAGCCCCGGCCTTGGATGGCTGGCGGCCCTGCTCGTCGCGGTGCTGTGCGGCATCCTGGCCGGGTTGCTGGCCGTTTCCGCCCGCCATGACGAGCATCTGTCGCGCCTGGTCATCGACGCCGAGCGACGCAGCGTCGAGATCATGTCCCAGACCTTGAACGGCAACGTGATGGGGGCGCTGTCCCTGCTGGGGGCGGTGGCCCAGGACATCAAGTTCGACGCCCGGGGCGAGGTTCCGCCCAACCTTCCCCGCATCGCCGGATTGCTCGAGGATGTCGGACGCTCTCACGACGCCCAGGGGGTGTTCGTGGTGGGGGGAGACGGCATCGTCCATTCCTCGTGGGACAGCAGCGGACGCCCGTCCACCGGACTGAACGTCACCTTCCGCCCCTACTACAAGATGGCCATGTCCGGACGCGACAATGTCTATGCCGCCGTCAGCCTGGCGCGGGGAGACCGGGCCCTGTACTTCACGGCACCGGTCCTGGCTTCGGTCCAGCGCTCCAGCGGCCCCATCGGCGCCGTGGTGGCCCGCACCGGGCTGGACCGGGTCGACGGCCTTTTGCAGAACCATGTCGGCATCGCCCTCCTGCTGTCGCCGCAGGGCGTGGTGTTCGCCAGCAACAGGCCCGAATGGGTCGGCCACCTGGCGGGTCAAGCCACCTTCGAACGCCTGACCGCCATCCGCGCCCTCAAGCAGTTCGGCGCCATGTTCGACAAGACCGACCCGCCGGTCCTGCCCTTCTCCATCGCGCCGGGCATCGTGCGCATCGGCGGGCGCAGCCACGCCCTGGCCGTCGCCGACGTTCAGTGGAACGATCCCTATGGCTCATGGCAGGTGGTGCTGGCCGAGGATCTGACCGTTTCCAAGGCGGCCAGCGACGGCCTGTGGACGGGCGGGGCGGTGGCGGCGGCCATGCTGGTGATCGTCGGCCTGCTGCTCAAGCTGCTCCGCGGCCAGCACGCCCAGGTCATGGCCAGCCGGCGCATCGAGCAATACGCCCGCGAACAGTCCCAAAGCGCCGAGCGCAAGAACCGCAGGGCCGAGGCGGCCATGAAGCTGCAGCGGGCCAGAGGGGTTTCCGATCTGGCCCGTGTCTTCCTGGCCGAGGCCCACGACATCCTGGGAGCGCTGCAAGGGGCGGTCTACGTCTACGAGCGCGACGGCGCGCCGTCCATGACCCTGGCCGCGTCCTACGCCGCTCCTGCCGGGCTTCCGGGCGAAATGGCCGCCGGAGCCGGGCTTCTGGGCCAGTGCGTCGTCGACCGGAGCGGCCGGGTTCTGGCGGGCGACGAGATGGAAGCGTGGTCCATCCGCTCGGGCCTCGGCAACGCCCGGCCTGCCGGCATCCTGATGGAGCCGCTCATGCTCGACGACACGCCGCTGGGCGCCGTGGAAATCGCCATTCTTCACCGGCCGAACACGGCCGATATCCAGCAGTTCAGGGAGCTTGCGGATCTGCTGGCTCTCAATCTGGAAATCCAACGCCGCCAGGCAAGCGCCGCGCCGGTCCTGACCGAGGCAAGCCCATGA